A window of Aliarcobacter trophiarum LMG 25534 contains these coding sequences:
- a CDS encoding P-loop NTPase — MLDVKLSQAEKLINLTSKANDNLTISKTKLLTITSGKGGVGKSTFTANFAYILSQKGLKVLVLDADIGLANMQVLFDVKPVVTLFDYINGHKKLKEVIVETKYQNLSLIAGKSGYQYGSNSNSFIFSRLVEDILELNYYDILIVDTGAGLNDYVKEFLKVSTNILAITSTDPSALTDVYSLIKMLAIDKKSLMLCFNHTKNDLIGETISNSLVNLAKKNRLKSEFVIKYIGSVPSSENITRAARARKIFVNEFRQEEAAHKLQNIVDSVLKNI; from the coding sequence ATGCTTGATGTTAAACTTTCACAAGCCGAAAAATTAATTAACCTTACTTCCAAAGCAAATGATAATTTGACTATCTCAAAAACGAAACTTTTGACAATAACATCAGGAAAAGGTGGAGTTGGAAAATCTACATTTACTGCAAATTTTGCATATATTTTATCTCAAAAAGGTCTAAAAGTTTTGGTTTTAGATGCAGATATTGGTTTAGCAAATATGCAAGTCCTATTTGATGTGAAACCAGTAGTTACACTTTTTGATTATATAAATGGGCATAAAAAACTAAAAGAGGTTATTGTAGAGACAAAATATCAAAATCTATCTTTAATTGCTGGGAAAAGTGGCTATCAATATGGATCGAATAGTAATAGTTTTATTTTTTCAAGATTAGTAGAAGATATCTTGGAATTAAATTATTATGACATTTTGATTGTTGATACAGGAGCTGGATTAAATGATTATGTAAAAGAGTTTTTAAAGGTTTCAACAAATATTTTGGCAATAACTTCAACAGATCCTAGTGCTTTAACTGATGTTTACTCTTTAATAAAAATGTTAGCAATCGATAAAAAAAGTTTAATGCTCTGTTTTAACCATACAAAAAATGATCTTATTGGAGAGACAATTTCAAACTCTTTAGTAAATTTGGCAAAAAAGAATAGATTAAAAAGCGAATTTGTGATAAAATATATAGGAAGTGTGCCTAGTAGCGAAAATATTACGAGAGCAGCTAGAGCTAGAAAAATATTTGTAAATGAGTTTCGACAAGAGGAAGCAGCTCATAAGCTACAAAATATAGTAGATAGTGTTTTAAAAAATATTTAA
- the fliE gene encoding flagellar hook-basal body complex protein FliE: MSIIGAINYLNPLQGIDSANAKQTESLSESQYANKSFKELLNGAINEVNDTQIEGYNSMKDIATGKVTNLQEAVQKIEEAELSLKLGLEVKNKAINAYREIMRMQI; this comes from the coding sequence ATGAGTATTATAGGAGCTATAAACTATTTAAATCCATTACAAGGTATAGATAGTGCAAATGCAAAGCAAACTGAATCTTTAAGCGAGAGCCAATATGCAAATAAATCTTTTAAAGAGTTGTTAAACGGTGCTATAAATGAGGTAAATGATACACAAATAGAGGGATATAATTCAATGAAAGATATAGCAACAGGAAAAGTTACAAATCTTCAAGAAGCAGTTCAAAAAATTGAAGAAGCTGAGCTAAGTCTTAAATTAGGATTGGAAGTAAAAAATAAAGCTATAAATGCTTATAGAGAAATAATGAGAATGCAAATCTAG
- a CDS encoding tetratricopeptide repeat protein, giving the protein MKNFVYKIAIFFMLNTILYANIIESQPQVIFELEKLGASSENLEIQVDFNKAVLHFRKGEYKEALRLFEKTSKVFEAPSLLNIGIIHYKQKEEEKAKELFLKIYSKKTNLLNQPYSFISSCYYLFEITKDDKYMLDLVTIFQNSKKLGEYNELITDIKDAILKELANRYLLIEDYENALGALNAMSYSLDLKKAMILVKLNNFQKASTILKKLREEEKNSDTLNKILWISAYSSLKQNNFEDAREILDLINDRKKDFNVNTKMPIEIFFNRNLYTYKDYYKQVMKFDEERMYDFIYYFAPFIFSDSKEIIYDSVKGFIYGKVQSVENLENMVEYNSKFIHLVKQDPIKRVNELKNIIKTDSKAYIYYNLALSYAQINDFTNALKYFEKSYKLSPGNKLYSVMYLITANKTFANIPEKQRSILEKNIKGNGGLYSYFAKELYKLFVNSSYNVVEQAQSYEKTVFYKAIDFLTKMNNNEDISKHKLLEEYEKDPFIYLLKLVQKDKNEDEYRYAARVQDAITLKYNNNFLDSSLITSRYYIDILKAFGVFTRVDFNIDGNKNPSYLVTKAYSNLYINKPFDTIDTLKRLKDEFDYENRFTMYLSTAAFLESLRLEEASIQISLIKAFYKDKDTDFLTAIQLLQNMNISSAKQFLVNKYNNPYIDFRIVGFEEFMLSL; this is encoded by the coding sequence TTGAAAAATTTTGTATATAAAATAGCTATTTTTTTTATGCTAAACACTATTTTATATGCAAATATTATAGAATCACAACCACAAGTAATCTTTGAACTAGAAAAGCTAGGAGCTTCAAGTGAAAATTTGGAGATACAAGTTGATTTTAATAAAGCAGTTTTGCATTTTAGAAAAGGTGAATATAAAGAGGCTTTAAGGCTTTTTGAAAAGACTTCAAAAGTTTTTGAAGCACCATCACTGTTGAATATAGGAATAATTCATTATAAGCAAAAAGAGGAAGAAAAAGCAAAAGAGCTTTTTTTGAAAATATACTCAAAAAAGACAAATCTTCTAAACCAACCATACTCTTTTATATCCTCTTGCTACTACCTTTTTGAAATAACTAAAGATGATAAATATATGTTAGATTTAGTAACAATTTTCCAAAATAGTAAAAAATTAGGTGAATATAATGAACTAATAACAGATATAAAAGATGCTATTTTGAAAGAGCTAGCAAACAGATATTTGCTTATAGAAGATTATGAAAATGCACTAGGAGCTCTAAATGCAATGAGTTACTCATTGGATTTGAAAAAAGCTATGATTTTGGTAAAACTAAATAACTTCCAAAAAGCTTCAACAATTTTAAAAAAGTTAAGGGAAGAAGAGAAAAACAGTGATACATTAAATAAGATATTGTGGATTTCAGCATATTCTAGTTTAAAACAAAACAATTTTGAGGATGCCAGAGAGATATTAGATTTAATAAATGATAGAAAAAAAGATTTTAATGTAAATACTAAAATGCCAATAGAGATATTTTTTAATAGAAATTTATATACATATAAAGATTATTATAAACAAGTTATGAAATTTGATGAAGAGAGAATGTATGATTTTATATACTACTTTGCTCCTTTTATTTTTTCTGATTCAAAAGAGATAATTTATGACTCTGTAAAAGGTTTTATATATGGAAAAGTACAGAGTGTAGAAAATCTTGAAAATATGGTCGAATATAACTCGAAATTTATTCATTTGGTAAAACAAGACCCAATAAAAAGGGTAAATGAGTTAAAAAATATTATAAAAACAGATTCCAAAGCATATATTTACTATAACTTAGCACTATCTTATGCTCAAATAAATGATTTCACAAATGCACTTAAATATTTTGAAAAATCATATAAATTAAGTCCAGGAAATAAACTATATTCAGTTATGTATCTAATTACTGCAAATAAAACATTTGCAAATATTCCAGAAAAACAAAGATCTATTTTGGAGAAAAATATAAAGGGTAATGGAGGTTTATATAGTTATTTTGCAAAAGAGCTATATAAACTTTTTGTAAATAGTAGTTACAATGTAGTAGAACAAGCACAATCTTATGAAAAGACAGTTTTTTATAAAGCTATAGATTTTTTAACTAAAATGAATAACAATGAAGATATTAGTAAGCATAAATTATTAGAAGAGTATGAAAAAGACCCATTTATTTATCTTTTAAAATTAGTACAAAAAGATAAAAATGAGGACGAATATAGATATGCAGCGAGAGTACAAGATGCTATAACTTTGAAATATAACAATAATTTTCTAGATAGTTCTCTTATTACTTCAAGATATTATATTGATATTTTAAAGGCATTTGGAGTTTTTACAAGAGTTGATTTTAACATAGATGGAAATAAAAATCCTAGCTATTTAGTAACAAAGGCATATAGTAATTTGTATATAAATAAACCATTTGATACTATTGATACTTTAAAAAGATTAAAAGATGAATTTGACTACGAAAATAGATTTACAATGTACTTATCAACAGCAGCATTTTTAGAGTCATTAAGATTAGAAGAGGCTTCTATCCAAATATCTTTAATCAAAGCATTTTATAAGGATAAAGATACAGATTTTTTAACAGCAATTCAGCTTTTACAAAATATGAACATTTCAAGTGCGAAACAGTTTTTAGTAAATAAGTATAATAATCCATATATAGATTTTAGAATTGTTGGATTTGAAGAGTTTATGCTCTCTTTATAA
- a CDS encoding flagellin has protein sequence MEIGRVSQIDNAKENYEIKTKQISNVDEKIKVIDDEEYKKNISKDTKELNEVMLDNIQFGYNKNSRDFFVKVTRGDIERKYPTEDMMKIKAFLLEELEKTFENQ, from the coding sequence ATGGAAATTGGAAGGGTATCTCAAATTGATAATGCAAAAGAGAACTACGAAATTAAAACAAAACAGATAAGCAATGTAGATGAAAAAATAAAAGTAATAGATGATGAAGAGTATAAAAAAAATATTTCAAAAGATACAAAAGAGCTAAATGAGGTTATGTTAGATAATATTCAATTTGGCTACAATAAAAACTCTAGAGATTTTTTTGTGAAGGTAACTAGAGGAGATATTGAGAGAAAATATCCAACAGAAGATATGATGAAAATAAAAGCTTTTTTACTTGAAGAGCTAGAAAAAACGTTTGAAAATCAATAA
- a CDS encoding FliM/FliN family flagellar motor switch protein codes for MASDLSQVFKNELSNTLEQLLGKKAKISETKKLEDGFEASSFIEADVKFDIKGLSSGITFYIPSVSATKFEYLMLGGMGDLKNDIDDETIDAVNEIVSNICGSFCTASNAQGMPDVIGMKSEVKGTKKVDKNILDEKEIYLFSTFLDEEETPILIYFDKGFALFFSTITGTKNDTVVTSPAISKPAVPTPVAPASTAMVGVANPSKNLELLYNVRLKLSVRLGTKIVLLKDILRWDVGEIIELEQMVNEPLEILINGVKIGEGEAVIVEGKFGLKIKKIINEDLKLDKIGL; via the coding sequence TTGGCATCTGATTTATCACAAGTATTTAAAAATGAATTGTCAAATACACTAGAACAACTACTGGGTAAAAAGGCAAAAATATCTGAAACAAAAAAATTAGAAGATGGCTTTGAAGCTTCAAGTTTTATAGAAGCAGATGTAAAGTTTGATATAAAAGGTTTGAGTTCTGGTATAACTTTTTATATCCCTAGTGTTAGTGCTACAAAGTTTGAGTATTTAATGCTAGGAGGAATGGGCGATTTAAAAAATGATATTGATGATGAGACAATAGATGCTGTAAATGAGATAGTTTCAAATATTTGTGGAAGTTTTTGTACTGCTTCAAATGCCCAAGGTATGCCAGATGTTATAGGTATGAAATCAGAAGTTAAAGGTACTAAAAAAGTAGATAAAAATATATTAGATGAAAAAGAGATTTATCTTTTTAGTACTTTTTTAGATGAAGAGGAAACTCCTATTTTGATCTATTTTGATAAAGGGTTTGCTCTATTTTTTTCTACTATAACAGGAACGAAAAATGACACGGTAGTAACTTCACCAGCTATTAGTAAACCAGCGGTACCAACTCCAGTTGCACCAGCCTCTACAGCTATGGTTGGAGTTGCGAATCCTTCAAAAAATCTTGAACTTCTATATAATGTACGATTAAAACTAAGTGTAAGATTAGGAACAAAAATAGTACTTCTAAAAGATATATTAAGATGGGATGTGGGAGAGATTATTGAGCTTGAGCAGATGGTAAATGAACCACTTGAAATTTTGATAAATGGCGTAAAGATAGGAGAGGGTGAAGCTGTAATTGTAGAGGGAAAATTTGGTTTAAAGATTAAAAAAATTATAAATGAAGATTTAAAATTAGATAAAATAGGATTATAA
- a CDS encoding flagellar hook-basal body complex protein, translated as MIGALWTGISGLAAHQTALDNESNNIANVNTVGYKAGRISFADQIYQGQIGKGSFVQDAEKIFVTGGSKITGVEYDVALQGDGFFTVINKNTLGTAETFYTRAGNFRMGQSGTLQNPDGYEVQGWAMSSIDQKNDVKSTNQNATRFTDDYVKNMGNSIIRHADFIETIAAKATNFDETAKSDPTSVFSGAGGKTKAAKLKDIDLATLNYNEWLKKYKDDPTLPSKGSTAQISQLNFKTGVPPTSIIGKEGDMIEAVINGNSYTQKFVVTKTTPDFREKLWNSLPTSPLNERALYDLMDPAQIELMPTVTEADRSAKDMQIAKYDKLAGKINTYKAMADQISNKEVGIVAYMAKDRTNPTSDVLNPDGMYEESTNLADMLRGVIQVKSLVPGQEFKVTQVAEYSGENTNFSVKGTFQTTSVAVEGSGKQALEDARDALSRLVTGNQRSVYTTQDLYGAADNKTFTFSINVFDKDLGYTIPVPNDGAVPPKAVPITIGNVQSGDIDSIVDAINSLRTASGPQLGDYIVAKNINGNLVIETNDSNYDVEFDAKLETDPTVDLNALVNQAGYTYDITVGNQTISTVFPTATPIDQNAIYNAIATNIATYNAANPGKELSISPMSSGIFTVTSANKERIEGNLRLTTPPTPPTSTPTNSPGTNTALEKGTFQVTSATPSTTYGLTIAGVTVSYTTPPTFTGTTSDIRNQLLSQISNDTTLKDLINVTANGGDSINISQIKVVDKNNTATTLGITGATGGAYNPTTAYVAGGAEEQEFVVDFLNRSKSNLSLNILGTNLTIQTAEQETAAGAAAKLQAELDKNPNLRDRYEIVENAGNIVVREKAGATGFTGFGATKPTISFTDLSVPVWDLQDGFIEVNGDYSGRRGAGGEFMEITTRVDQTSTQASLQLRLDVLNISDSKFGQFKIDDTGLVTIKEGGVEYAVGQVSIARFTNNRGLEAVGNNNFQRTQESGNAIYSTNNNNTSGVKGQALELSKADLSESLVNLMVFQRAFEANAKSITTSDELLSTLINLKR; from the coding sequence ATGATAGGTGCATTATGGACTGGAATATCAGGATTAGCAGCACATCAAACAGCATTGGATAATGAGTCAAATAATATTGCCAATGTAAATACTGTTGGATACAAAGCAGGAAGAATCTCATTTGCAGATCAAATTTACCAAGGACAAATTGGTAAAGGATCTTTTGTGCAAGATGCAGAAAAAATCTTTGTAACAGGTGGTTCAAAAATCACTGGAGTTGAGTATGATGTAGCTTTACAAGGTGATGGATTTTTCACTGTAATAAATAAAAATACACTAGGAACAGCAGAGACTTTTTATACAAGAGCTGGGAATTTCCGTATGGGTCAAAGTGGAACTTTACAAAACCCAGATGGATATGAGGTACAAGGTTGGGCGATGAGTTCAATTGATCAAAAAAATGATGTAAAAAGTACAAATCAGAATGCTACAAGATTTACAGATGATTATGTAAAAAATATGGGAAATAGTATTATTAGACATGCTGATTTTATTGAAACTATTGCAGCAAAGGCTACAAATTTTGATGAGACTGCAAAATCAGATCCTACATCTGTATTTAGCGGAGCTGGTGGAAAAACAAAGGCTGCAAAACTAAAAGATATTGATTTAGCAACATTAAATTATAATGAATGGCTAAAAAAATACAAAGATGATCCAACTCTTCCCTCAAAAGGTTCAACAGCACAAATTTCTCAATTAAATTTTAAAACAGGAGTTCCACCTACTTCAATTATAGGAAAAGAAGGAGATATGATAGAAGCTGTTATAAATGGGAATAGCTATACTCAAAAGTTTGTAGTTACAAAAACAACTCCAGATTTTAGAGAAAAACTGTGGAATTCTTTACCTACTAGTCCTTTAAATGAGAGAGCTTTATATGATTTAATGGATCCTGCTCAAATTGAACTTATGCCAACAGTAACTGAAGCAGATAGATCAGCAAAAGATATGCAAATAGCAAAGTATGATAAATTAGCAGGAAAAATAAATACATATAAAGCAATGGCTGACCAAATATCAAATAAAGAAGTTGGTATTGTAGCTTATATGGCAAAAGATAGAACAAATCCTACAAGTGATGTTTTAAATCCAGATGGAATGTATGAAGAGAGTACTAATTTAGCAGATATGTTAAGAGGAGTTATTCAAGTAAAATCTTTAGTTCCAGGTCAAGAATTTAAAGTAACTCAAGTAGCTGAATACTCTGGTGAAAATACTAATTTTTCTGTAAAAGGTACATTTCAAACGACTTCTGTAGCAGTTGAGGGAAGTGGAAAACAAGCACTTGAAGATGCAAGAGATGCTCTATCAAGACTAGTAACTGGGAACCAAAGAAGTGTTTATACAACTCAAGATTTATATGGAGCAGCTGATAATAAAACATTTACTTTTAGTATAAATGTTTTTGATAAAGATTTGGGGTATACAATTCCAGTACCAAATGATGGTGCAGTTCCTCCAAAAGCAGTTCCTATTACTATTGGTAATGTACAATCAGGTGATATCGATAGTATAGTAGACGCGATAAATAGTCTAAGAACAGCTTCTGGACCACAATTAGGAGATTATATAGTAGCAAAAAATATAAATGGTAATTTGGTTATTGAGACAAATGATTCTAACTATGATGTAGAATTTGATGCAAAATTAGAGACAGATCCAACGGTTGATTTAAATGCTTTGGTAAATCAAGCAGGATATACTTATGATATAACTGTAGGAAATCAAACAATTTCAACAGTTTTTCCAACAGCAACTCCAATAGATCAAAATGCAATTTATAATGCAATTGCAACAAATATTGCTACATATAATGCAGCAAACCCAGGAAAAGAGTTGAGTATTAGCCCTATGAGTAGTGGAATTTTTACAGTAACATCTGCAAATAAAGAGAGAATAGAAGGAAATTTAAGATTAACTACTCCTCCCACACCACCTACATCAACACCAACAAACAGTCCAGGAACAAATACTGCTCTGGAAAAAGGGACATTTCAAGTAACAAGTGCAACACCTAGTACAACATATGGATTAACAATAGCTGGAGTAACTGTTAGCTATACAACACCTCCTACATTTACAGGAACAACATCTGATATTAGAAATCAACTATTAAGTCAAATTTCAAATGATACAACATTGAAAGATTTAATAAATGTAACTGCTAATGGTGGAGATAGTATTAATATTTCACAAATAAAAGTTGTAGATAAAAATAATACAGCAACTACATTAGGTATAACAGGTGCTACGGGTGGAGCTTATAATCCAACAACAGCTTATGTAGCAGGTGGTGCAGAAGAACAAGAATTTGTAGTAGATTTTCTAAATAGATCAAAATCTAATTTATCTTTAAATATTTTAGGGACAAATCTTACTATACAAACAGCAGAACAAGAAACAGCAGCAGGAGCAGCAGCTAAACTTCAAGCTGAACTTGATAAAAACCCTAATTTAAGAGATAGATACGAGATTGTTGAAAATGCTGGTAATATTGTTGTAAGAGAAAAAGCAGGTGCAACTGGATTTACTGGATTTGGAGCTACTAAACCAACTATTAGCTTTACAGATCTTTCTGTTCCAGTTTGGGATTTGCAAGATGGATTTATTGAGGTAAATGGTGATTACTCTGGAAGAAGAGGTGCTGGTGGAGAGTTTATGGAGATAACAACTAGAGTTGACCAAACTTCAACACAAGCAAGTTTACAATTAAGACTAGATGTTTTAAATATCTCTGATAGCAAATTTGGTCAATTTAAAATAGATGACACTGGACTTGTGACAATAAAAGAGGGTGGAGTTGAATATGCTGTTGGACAAGTATCAATTGCAAGATTTACAAATAATAGAGGACTTGAAGCAGTTGGAAATAATAACTTCCAAAGAACTCAAGAGTCAGGAAATGCAATATATAGTACAAACAACAATAACACTTCAGGTGTAAAAGGACAAGCACTAGAGCTTAGTAAAGCAGATTTAAGTGAAAGCTTAGTAAACTTAATGGTATTTCAAAGAGCCTTTGAAGCGAATGCAAAATCTATCACAACATCAGATGAACTTTTAAGTACACTTATTAACTTAAAAAGATAA
- a CDS encoding rod-binding protein — protein sequence MEISSNNLYNKDILQTNKFENLNSSNLEKVEDKELREVSNSFEAFFLNQILETSLKTTSVAGEEAGSDIIKGMYLQSVADSSSGSFGISDMLYNFLSQNNKKE from the coding sequence ATGGAAATAAGTAGTAACAATTTATATAATAAAGATATTCTACAAACAAATAAATTTGAAAATCTAAATAGTAGTAATCTTGAAAAAGTAGAAGATAAAGAGTTAAGAGAAGTAAGCAATAGTTTTGAAGCCTTTTTTCTTAACCAAATTTTAGAAACTTCTCTAAAAACAACTAGTGTAGCAGGAGAAGAAGCTGGTAGTGATATTATAAAAGGTATGTATTTACAATCAGTTGCGGATAGCTCTAGTGGTAGCTTTGGAATCAGTGATATGTTATATAATTTTTTATCACAAAATAATAAAAAAGAGTAA
- the flhF gene encoding flagellar biosynthesis protein FlhF — MNRLSFLGETPTEALRNAQIECGEDAIVISTKKIVNANGYNKDMYEIVVAIEDEEVQKNLELTKTAIAKATIEVEQIKAEPIKAQVYDYKEEILKMQSLLEQVQKTLWKPKSQLYDLLIPPEFIDIYTIFEKNEFDSEMTYTIMKKTIKELPVSLKSNQKKVNDFFKLVLRRVIPIKMEQPLRKEQRKIMMMVGPTGVGKTTTISKLAARFAYKMEQNHKVGVITLDSFRVGAIEQLQAYTNIMRLPLEIVKKPEDLTEALLRLKNCSYIFIDTAGSSQYDIDKIELINEYRKHVEELPIEKTLVLPSNVKHSDLMEIYKNYSILDIDNLIFTKLDETKSFGNVISFSHKTKKSITYFSIGQNVPDDLIAADASFLIDCFMNNECSKEI, encoded by the coding sequence ATGAATAGACTCTCATTTTTAGGAGAAACACCAACAGAAGCTTTAAGGAATGCACAAATAGAGTGTGGAGAAGATGCAATTGTTATCTCTACAAAGAAAATTGTGAATGCTAATGGTTACAATAAAGATATGTATGAGATAGTTGTTGCCATTGAAGATGAAGAGGTTCAAAAAAATTTAGAGCTTACAAAAACAGCAATTGCAAAAGCAACAATTGAAGTAGAACAAATAAAAGCAGAGCCTATAAAAGCACAAGTTTACGATTATAAAGAGGAGATTTTAAAGATGCAATCTCTTCTTGAACAAGTGCAAAAAACTCTTTGGAAACCAAAAAGCCAACTATATGATTTGTTAATTCCACCAGAATTTATAGATATATATACTATTTTTGAGAAAAATGAATTTGATAGTGAAATGACATATACTATTATGAAAAAGACAATAAAAGAGCTTCCTGTTTCATTAAAATCAAATCAAAAAAAGGTAAATGATTTTTTTAAATTAGTCTTAAGAAGAGTTATTCCTATTAAAATGGAGCAACCTTTAAGAAAAGAGCAGAGAAAGATTATGATGATGGTAGGGCCTACAGGAGTTGGTAAAACTACAACTATTTCTAAGTTGGCTGCTAGATTTGCTTATAAAATGGAGCAAAATCATAAAGTAGGAGTAATTACTTTAGATTCCTTTAGAGTGGGAGCTATAGAACAACTTCAAGCTTATACAAATATTATGAGGCTCCCTTTGGAGATAGTTAAAAAACCTGAAGATTTAACAGAAGCACTTTTAAGGCTTAAAAATTGTAGTTATATTTTTATAGATACAGCAGGTTCTAGTCAATATGATATTGATAAAATAGAGCTTATAAATGAGTATAGAAAACATGTAGAGGAGCTTCCTATTGAAAAGACATTAGTGTTACCTTCAAATGTGAAGCATAGTGATTTGATGGAGATTTACAAAAACTATTCAATACTTGATATTGATAATCTTATTTTTACAAAATTAGATGAGACAAAAAGTTTTGGAAATGTTATATCTTTTTCACATAAAACAAAAAAATCTATTACATATTTCTCTATTGGACAAAATGTACCTGATGATTTAATAGCAGCAGATGCCTCTTTTTTAATAGATTGCTTTATGAATAATGAGTGTAGCAAGGAGATATAA
- the flgC gene encoding flagellar basal body rod protein FlgC, which translates to MGFFDGYNVSTSGMSAQRTRINVVSANIANAKTTHTQEGGPYKKQQVVFEDVLLANKTRRTNSNDIEVNNSPQSDLALRAVGVKKIIHTDAKPVLRYDPTHPDANEKGYVAYPDINPVIEMVDLIEAMRSYEANVTAFNTHKGIDTKTLDILAGN; encoded by the coding sequence ATGGGTTTTTTTGATGGATATAATGTATCAACTTCAGGAATGAGTGCACAAAGAACAAGAATAAATGTAGTAAGTGCAAATATTGCAAATGCAAAAACTACTCATACTCAAGAGGGTGGGCCGTATAAAAAGCAACAAGTTGTATTTGAAGATGTACTTTTGGCAAATAAAACTAGAAGAACAAATTCAAATGATATAGAGGTAAATAATTCACCGCAGTCTGATTTAGCTCTAAGAGCAGTTGGAGTAAAAAAGATTATTCATACAGATGCAAAACCAGTTTTAAGGTATGACCCAACACATCCAGATGCGAATGAGAAAGGTTATGTAGCATATCCAGATATAAATCCTGTTATTGAAATGGTTGATTTAATAGAAGCTATGAGGTCTTATGAAGCAAATGTTACAGCTTTTAATACTCATAAAGGAATTGATACAAAAACTTTAGATATATTAGCTGGAAACTAA